A genome region from Chryseobacterium sp. G0186 includes the following:
- a CDS encoding stage II sporulation protein M, with protein MREVYFIKQNKEKWLGIEQVIDGKIKKNPDDLSSLYINLINDLSFAQTYYPKSNTTVYLNHLSSQIFQKIYKTKRVEENRLVYFFKTEVPLLVYQYRRYLLYAFLFFILFTSIGVLSAIYDKDFVNIILGESYVNETIENIKNNNAVGVYQSGTTWGTTIGIIFNNIQVGAKLYIYGIAGGVGTLFALLSNSVMLGSFQYFFYDYGALKDSARGIWLHGVFEIFAMVVEAMCGLILGTSILFPRTLSRFNSFKKGFKDSFKIFLSTIPFTICAGIIEGYVTRHALKMPLVLNLVIILGSLAIIGFYYFVYPSLVHKKTNKHINDTIL; from the coding sequence ATGAGAGAGGTTTATTTCATTAAACAAAATAAAGAAAAATGGTTGGGAATAGAACAGGTTATTGATGGGAAAATTAAAAAAAATCCTGATGACCTGTCCTCATTGTATATTAACCTGATCAACGATCTTTCTTTTGCCCAGACTTATTATCCCAAAAGCAATACAACTGTTTACCTTAATCACCTATCTTCACAGATCTTTCAGAAAATCTATAAAACAAAAAGGGTAGAGGAGAACAGGTTGGTTTATTTCTTTAAGACAGAAGTTCCACTATTGGTCTATCAATATCGGAGGTATTTATTGTACGCTTTTCTGTTTTTTATTCTTTTTACATCAATTGGTGTACTTTCTGCAATCTATGATAAGGATTTTGTCAATATCATTCTTGGAGAAAGCTATGTAAATGAAACCATCGAAAATATTAAGAATAATAATGCGGTGGGTGTTTACCAAAGCGGTACTACATGGGGAACCACAATAGGAATTATTTTCAATAATATTCAGGTGGGAGCCAAGTTATATATTTATGGAATTGCTGGCGGAGTGGGCACTTTATTTGCCTTACTATCCAACAGTGTCATGCTGGGGTCATTTCAATACTTTTTCTATGATTATGGAGCCTTGAAAGACAGTGCAAGAGGAATATGGCTTCATGGTGTTTTTGAAATCTTTGCTATGGTGGTGGAAGCCATGTGCGGGTTGATTCTGGGAACTTCAATTTTATTTCCGAGAACGTTATCAAGATTTAATTCCTTTAAAAAAGGGTTTAAGGATTCCTTTAAAATATTCCTGAGCACCATTCCATTTACGATTTGTGCAGGAATCATCGAGGGCTATGTGACAAGGCATGCCTTAAAGATGCCTTTGGTATTGAACTTAGTGATTATTCTGGGTTCACTTGCCATTATTGGATTTTACTATTTTGTATATCCATCACTTGTCCATAAAAAAACTAATAAACACATCAATGATACAATTTTATAA
- a CDS encoding DUF4013 domain-containing protein: MIQFYKKREFGTFISDSFNFFKLYGKNYFKNYILINGLLFILMVTVFIFGYQELFSQMFGSNLGGDSYYFERYFSDNAGMLIGVGIFTFLLLMILAMVNYLYPVFYLKRVAQGAKDIKTDEILGDFKKNIGKIVKLFLGMTFIVIPLALFVVGFSYILIFIIIGIFLVMLVYPTLFNVVTFLMYDYFNSGRGFFESLSYSIRSQFSYPNGSEKSPYWKYWAAAFVMFIMISIASSIFTYVPMIFLYGSILTSTPDGNFEQNPFTGVVGIAFFVFYGISMLLSLFLSNLLYVNAGFMYYDSRTDLHQKVELEEIDTIGIHE, encoded by the coding sequence ATGATACAATTTTATAAAAAAAGAGAATTTGGAACTTTTATCAGTGATAGTTTCAATTTCTTCAAATTATACGGAAAGAATTATTTTAAAAACTATATTCTGATCAATGGGTTGCTGTTCATTCTAATGGTTACTGTTTTTATTTTTGGATATCAGGAGCTTTTCTCACAAATGTTCGGTTCAAACCTGGGAGGAGACAGCTATTATTTTGAAAGGTATTTCTCGGATAATGCAGGCATGTTGATTGGTGTAGGAATCTTTACGTTTTTGCTTTTGATGATATTGGCGATGGTCAACTATCTGTATCCTGTTTTTTATCTAAAAAGGGTTGCTCAGGGAGCTAAAGATATAAAGACCGATGAGATTCTGGGAGATTTTAAAAAAAATATAGGGAAAATTGTCAAGCTGTTTCTGGGAATGACTTTTATCGTTATTCCATTAGCTCTATTCGTAGTGGGGTTTTCTTATATTCTGATCTTTATTATTATTGGGATTTTCCTGGTGATGCTTGTTTATCCTACCTTATTCAATGTTGTTACCTTTCTGATGTATGATTATTTTAATTCAGGAAGAGGCTTTTTTGAAAGTCTGAGCTATTCCATACGGTCGCAGTTTTCTTATCCCAACGGAAGTGAAAAGTCTCCGTACTGGAAATATTGGGCAGCTGCCTTTGTTATGTTTATCATGATCTCCATTGCCAGCTCTATTTTCACGTATGTTCCCATGATCTTTTTATACGGTTCAATTTTGACATCTACGCCAGATGGAAATTTTGAGCAAAATCCTTTCACAGGGGTTGTAGGAATTGCCTTTTTTGTGTTTTATGGAATTTCAATGCTGCTTTCTTTGTTTCTTTCAAATCTGTTGTATGTGAATGCTGGATTCATGTATTATGACAGCAGAACAGATCTTCACCAGAAAGTAGAACTTGAAGAAATAGATACCATCGGCATCCATGAATAA
- a CDS encoding DUF4129 domain-containing protein produces the protein MNKICIFILLFFSLSLVQAQDDDPVDGYQVDSLFITGHYHNMLRADSVLMKNPVSENPVYPKEFKKNIPSRYKGNEFDYSVSKPKESFLQKLFKKIDRILQGIFGEKATNKSFEFTGVLIRLFAIILVGFLLYFIIKYILGKDGNFIFGKKNKKLDLNVEELHENIHEINFPESIAKFEHTGDYRSAVRYQFLFILKKLSDKKLINWNPEKTNKDYVAELKAPHLKSEFSDLSYIFDYVWYGEFNIEEQSYQKFKNQYQAFKP, from the coding sequence ATGAATAAAATTTGTATTTTCATATTGCTCTTTTTCTCATTGAGCCTTGTTCAGGCTCAAGATGATGATCCTGTGGATGGCTATCAGGTAGATTCACTATTTATAACAGGACATTATCATAATATGCTCCGTGCAGATTCTGTATTGATGAAAAATCCAGTTTCAGAAAATCCGGTATACCCAAAAGAGTTTAAAAAAAATATTCCGTCAAGATATAAGGGAAATGAATTTGATTATTCCGTTTCAAAACCGAAAGAATCTTTCTTGCAAAAGTTGTTTAAAAAGATAGACCGTATTTTGCAGGGTATTTTTGGGGAAAAGGCTACTAACAAATCTTTTGAGTTTACTGGGGTACTTATTCGCCTTTTTGCTATTATTTTGGTAGGGTTTCTCCTTTATTTTATCATTAAGTATATTCTTGGAAAAGATGGAAACTTTATTTTTGGTAAAAAGAATAAAAAACTGGATCTGAACGTAGAAGAATTACACGAAAATATCCACGAAATCAATTTTCCTGAAAGTATTGCAAAATTTGAACATACAGGGGATTATCGTTCAGCCGTTCGGTATCAGTTCCTGTTCATTCTTAAAAAATTAAGCGATAAAAAACTGATCAACTGGAACCCTGAAAAAACGAACAAGGATTATGTAGCAGAATTAAAGGCTCCTCATCTTAAAAGTGAATTTTCTGATCTGTCCTATATTTTTGATTACGTCTGGTATGGGGAATTCAATATTGAGGAGCAGAGCTACCAGAAATTTAAAAACCAGTATCAGGCATTTAAACCATAA
- a CDS encoding AAA family ATPase translates to MENFDNQNIENQTSINLNKNEDQFQSRIDMIELRASLDKVKAEIAKVIVGQGNMIEHLLAALLSNGHVLIEGVPGVAKTITAKLLAKTIDVGFSRIQFTPDLMPSDILGTSIFSVKNSEFEFKKGPIFSNFILIDEINRSPAKTQAALFEVMEERQITMDGTRYTMEEPFLVVATQNPIEHEGTYRLPEAQLDRFLFKINVGYPNLEQEIAIIKNQHESKKEDKTEGVNKVITAEQLKSYQNLVKEIIVEAQLMEYIAKIIINTRENQFLYLGASPRASLALLTASKAFAALRGRDFVTPEDIKEASYAVLRHRVIVSPEREMEGLTADEIIRQILEGIEIPR, encoded by the coding sequence ATGGAAAACTTTGATAACCAAAATATAGAAAATCAAACTTCTATAAACCTTAATAAAAATGAAGATCAGTTTCAGTCAAGAATTGATATGATTGAACTTCGTGCGAGCCTTGATAAAGTAAAAGCAGAAATAGCTAAAGTCATTGTGGGGCAGGGAAATATGATAGAGCATCTCTTGGCTGCGCTGCTTTCCAACGGACATGTCCTTATTGAGGGGGTTCCCGGAGTTGCCAAGACCATTACGGCAAAGCTACTGGCGAAAACCATTGATGTAGGTTTCAGCAGAATTCAGTTTACACCCGATCTGATGCCCTCTGATATTTTGGGAACATCAATTTTCAGTGTAAAAAACTCTGAATTTGAATTTAAAAAGGGACCTATTTTCTCCAACTTTATATTAATTGATGAGATTAACAGGTCGCCGGCAAAAACACAGGCTGCATTGTTTGAAGTAATGGAAGAAAGGCAGATTACAATGGATGGAACCCGATATACTATGGAAGAACCATTTCTAGTGGTTGCTACACAAAACCCAATAGAGCATGAAGGAACATACAGGCTTCCGGAAGCTCAATTGGACCGTTTTTTATTCAAAATCAATGTAGGATATCCCAATCTTGAGCAGGAAATTGCGATTATCAAGAACCAGCACGAAAGCAAAAAAGAAGATAAAACAGAGGGGGTAAATAAAGTAATCACTGCAGAACAGCTGAAAAGTTATCAGAATCTGGTAAAGGAAATTATTGTGGAAGCCCAATTGATGGAATATATTGCGAAGATTATTATCAACACCAGAGAAAATCAGTTTTTATATCTGGGAGCGTCTCCAAGAGCATCCCTTGCTCTCCTTACCGCTTCCAAAGCTTTTGCGGCATTGAGAGGAAGAGACTTTGTAACACCTGAAGATATTAAGGAAGCAAGTTATGCAGTATTAAGACACAGGGTAATCGTTTCTCCGGAAAGAGAAATGGAGGGGCTTACTGCAGATGAAATTATCCGTCAAATATTAGAAGGGATAGAGATTCCTAGATAA
- a CDS encoding four helix bundle protein, with translation MANCKDLLVWQKSIDFVTEIYKIAEFFPKSEMYGLISHSYCRKKLEEK, from the coding sequence ATGGCAAATTGTAAAGACCTTTTAGTTTGGCAGAAGTCAATTGATTTTGTTACTGAAATTTATAAAATCGCAGAGTTTTTCCCTAAGAGTGAAATGTATGGACTGATTTCACACTCATATTGCAGAAAGAAACTCGAGGAGAAGTAA
- a CDS encoding DUF58 domain-containing protein has protein sequence MKNLYINTRFFFTLIGVGILYVLAFFFPVLMWVAHIVLLMCFLAAMVDYLLIFNQKNALQAQRILPEKLSNGDENFVKIDIKNNYSFKIDVKIIDEIPFQFQKRDFLIEKSIHSGANTFFQYTLEPKERGEYHFGSLNIYASSPLGFVSKRFNFQKDAMLPSYPSFVHLRKYELMALQSEFMLGGIKKIRKLGHTMEFEQIKDYVPGDDIRTINWKATSKANRLMVNQFQDEKSQRIFMLIDKGRTMKMPFNGLSLLDYSINATMALSHIILRKGDRAGMMTFSKKAENKIAAENKSGQLKKISEALYNIKTDFFESDFNRLYQDVKYSLNQRSLILLFTNFETLDGLNRQLKYLRGIAKNHLLVVIFFKNSELQTMINKNPENMQEIYDEIVAEKFEFEKKLIIQELRKYGIYTVYTLPENLNIDVINKYLEIKARGIL, from the coding sequence ATGAAAAACTTATACATCAATACACGTTTCTTCTTTACGCTCATCGGAGTGGGGATTCTGTATGTTCTGGCATTTTTCTTTCCCGTTTTGATGTGGGTTGCCCACATTGTACTGCTGATGTGCTTTCTGGCTGCTATGGTAGATTATTTGTTGATTTTTAATCAAAAAAATGCATTGCAGGCTCAAAGGATATTACCAGAAAAACTTTCCAATGGGGACGAAAACTTTGTAAAGATTGATATCAAGAATAACTATAGCTTTAAAATTGACGTTAAAATCATTGATGAAATTCCGTTCCAATTTCAGAAAAGGGATTTTCTGATTGAAAAATCTATCCATTCCGGAGCGAATACATTCTTTCAATATACGCTGGAGCCTAAAGAAAGAGGAGAATATCATTTTGGAAGTCTTAATATTTATGCTTCCTCACCTTTAGGATTTGTGTCCAAGAGATTTAATTTCCAGAAAGATGCTATGTTGCCGTCTTATCCATCGTTTGTTCATCTCAGAAAATATGAATTGATGGCTTTGCAGAGCGAATTCATGTTAGGCGGAATCAAGAAGATCAGAAAATTGGGGCACACCATGGAATTTGAGCAGATCAAGGATTATGTTCCAGGAGATGATATCAGAACCATCAACTGGAAGGCGACTTCCAAGGCAAATCGTCTGATGGTTAATCAGTTTCAGGATGAAAAATCACAGCGTATTTTTATGCTGATTGATAAGGGAAGAACAATGAAAATGCCCTTCAATGGGCTAAGCCTGTTGGATTACTCCATCAATGCTACCATGGCACTCTCTCATATTATCCTAAGAAAAGGAGATCGGGCAGGGATGATGACCTTCTCAAAAAAAGCTGAGAATAAGATTGCAGCTGAGAATAAATCCGGACAGTTGAAAAAAATATCAGAAGCCCTCTATAATATTAAAACAGATTTCTTTGAAAGTGATTTCAATAGATTGTATCAGGATGTAAAATATTCCCTTAATCAAAGAAGTTTGATTTTGCTTTTTACGAATTTTGAAACATTGGATGGATTAAATCGCCAACTGAAATATCTTCGAGGTATCGCTAAGAATCACTTATTGGTTGTCATATTTTTCAAAAACTCGGAATTGCAGACCATGATCAATAAGAATCCTGAGAATATGCAGGAAATCTACGATGAAATTGTAGCCGAAAAATTTGAATTTGAAAAGAAACTGATCATTCAGGAACTTCGTAAATATGGAATTTATACGGTCTATACCCTTCCTGAGAATTTGAATATCGATGTTATCAATAAATATTTGGAGATAAAAGCGAGAGGAATTTTATAA
- a CDS encoding proline dehydrogenase family protein has protein sequence MELKEKAGALLKIAALNEGAKEYILKNPELFKLLLKAAKRYIGGEKMEEAIATAKRINAKGLPTSLEFMGESTRSVEESQLVTQHFTDLINKVKEENINSIISLDLSHIGLAIDKDLAYNNLVLLAESAYKKDIEIMISAEGIDRTDNIINTFCKISPDFPNVGITLQAYLNRTPKDLERILNETQGKIRIVKGAFAVPSGHAVERGKHLDDLYIQYIETLFLKNRRCSIATHHNIIQNRVKELIEQYDIPKSRYEFEMLLGVQEDLLNEVYQEGYPCRQYIVYGDEWYLYMCNRIAENPDNLFQAMVDIMS, from the coding sequence ATGGAACTAAAAGAAAAGGCAGGTGCGCTGTTGAAAATAGCTGCATTAAATGAAGGGGCAAAAGAATATATTCTTAAAAACCCTGAGCTCTTTAAACTCTTATTGAAAGCAGCTAAAAGATATATAGGAGGTGAAAAAATGGAAGAAGCTATCGCTACTGCTAAAAGAATTAATGCTAAAGGACTTCCGACTTCACTGGAGTTTATGGGAGAAAGTACCCGTTCCGTAGAAGAATCACAATTGGTAACTCAACATTTCACTGATTTGATTAATAAAGTGAAAGAAGAGAATATTAATTCTATCATTTCTTTGGATTTATCACATATAGGTCTTGCAATTGATAAGGATCTTGCTTATAATAATTTAGTGTTATTAGCAGAATCAGCTTATAAAAAAGATATTGAAATAATGATTAGTGCAGAGGGAATTGATAGAACTGATAATATTATTAATACCTTTTGTAAAATATCGCCTGATTTTCCAAATGTAGGAATTACCCTGCAGGCTTATTTAAATCGTACTCCAAAAGACCTTGAACGAATATTGAATGAAACACAAGGGAAAATAAGAATTGTAAAAGGTGCTTTTGCTGTTCCGTCAGGACATGCTGTAGAGAGAGGAAAACATTTAGACGACCTATACATTCAATATATTGAAACACTTTTCCTTAAAAACAGAAGATGTTCTATTGCTACCCATCATAATATAATTCAAAATAGAGTTAAAGAGCTCATTGAACAATATGACATTCCAAAATCTAGGTATGAATTTGAAATGTTACTGGGAGTACAGGAAGATCTGTTGAATGAAGTCTATCAAGAAGGTTACCCTTGCAGGCAGTATATAGTGTATGGTGATGAATGGTATTTGTACATGTGTAATCGAATTGCAGAAAATCCGGATAATCTTTTTCAGGCTATGGTTGATATCATGTCTTAG
- a CDS encoding OsmC family protein yields MKITLNRLNDDFLFECTNSQGNSILLDNTSQPGAKGVSPMESVLMAVAGCSGIDVVSILKKQRQEIKGFQAEVEGERVQVDDAKPFKSIKVRFLLEGEIDPKKAQKAAELSFEKYCSVSKTLEPNVEIGYEVYVNGEKI; encoded by the coding sequence ATGAAAATTACACTCAACAGACTCAACGATGACTTTTTATTTGAATGTACCAACTCCCAAGGAAATTCTATTCTTTTGGATAATACTTCACAACCGGGAGCTAAAGGTGTTTCCCCAATGGAGAGTGTACTGATGGCTGTAGCAGGATGCAGCGGAATAGATGTGGTTTCAATTTTAAAGAAGCAACGTCAGGAAATTAAAGGCTTTCAGGCAGAAGTAGAGGGGGAGAGAGTTCAGGTAGATGATGCAAAACCCTTTAAATCAATCAAAGTGAGGTTCCTTTTAGAGGGTGAAATTGATCCTAAAAAAGCTCAGAAAGCAGCAGAATTATCTTTTGAAAAATACTGTTCCGTATCAAAAACGTTAGAACCGAATGTAGAAATCGGATACGAAGTATACGTGAACGGAGAAAAAATTTAA
- a CDS encoding MGH1-like glycoside hydrolase domain-containing protein, whose translation MIAEKERLQDSKWKNWGPYVSNRQWGNVREDYSTNGNAWNFTNHNNAESYAYRWGEEGIAGISDVKQLFCFAFSFWNKRDKIVKERFFGLSNPQGNHGEDIKEIFYYLDNTPTHSYMKMVYKYPINKFPYDELVAENGRRSKQEPEYEIFDTGIFDNDNYFDIFIEYCKADHNDIFARVTICNRSHHDAPIVVAPTAWFRNNWKWGYNTYKAEMNASHDGSINIGHDSISIKKFYSRNKNAQSVFCDNETNTPKLYGAPQTENTYFKDGINDFIIHQGNTINPERKGTKASFLIDELIETGQSKVFEFRLCPHEADEPFESFDEIFNSRKAEAEEFYSGIQNDTTNEDERNVQRQAFAGLLWNKQFYHYNIGKWLKGDPNFEAPRNFNEYVRNTEWNHLHNKDIISMPDKWEYPWYATWDLAFHCVPFSIIDAEFAKGQLLLLTKEWYMHPNGQLPAYEWNMSDVNPPVHAWSCFRVFKIDEKNNGKPDLLFLEKVFQKLLLNFTWWVNRKDKNGKNIFGGGFLGLDNIGAFDRNIVLQDGQHLEQADGTSWMAMYALNMMRIAMELAQYYQVYEDMAIKFFEHYLYIAEAMENLGEGTKGLWNEEDGFFYDVLQLGNGDSVSLRLRSIVGLIPLFAVEIVDHRLLEKMPNFKTRMEWILKNKPELTKLVSHWDEEGQGRKHLMSILRKNRLTKVLTRMLDEKEFLSSYGIRAMSKVYEENPFVFSVHGAENVVYYTPAESDSRMFGGNSNWRGPIWFPINFLIVESLQRFHYYYGNSLKVELPTGSGEKKNLDEVAQNISKRLCSIFLKDEHGQRAFNGGNPKFNYDEHFRDYITFFEYFHGDNGRGVGASHQTGWTATVAKLIKPRLTF comes from the coding sequence ATGATCGCCGAAAAGGAAAGATTACAAGATAGCAAATGGAAAAACTGGGGTCCGTATGTAAGTAACCGACAATGGGGAAATGTACGTGAAGATTACAGTACCAATGGGAACGCATGGAACTTTACCAATCATAATAATGCTGAAAGCTATGCCTACCGCTGGGGAGAGGAAGGTATTGCAGGAATTTCCGATGTAAAGCAATTGTTCTGCTTTGCTTTTTCATTCTGGAACAAAAGAGATAAGATTGTAAAGGAACGTTTCTTCGGATTGAGCAATCCTCAGGGAAATCATGGTGAGGACATCAAGGAAATTTTCTATTATCTGGATAATACTCCCACCCACAGTTACATGAAGATGGTGTATAAATACCCCATCAATAAATTTCCCTATGATGAACTTGTTGCCGAAAACGGAAGACGCAGCAAACAGGAACCTGAATATGAGATCTTCGATACAGGAATCTTTGATAATGACAACTACTTTGATATTTTCATTGAATACTGTAAAGCGGATCACAATGATATTTTTGCCAGAGTTACCATCTGCAACCGAAGTCATCATGATGCTCCGATTGTGGTAGCCCCTACTGCATGGTTCAGAAATAACTGGAAATGGGGGTACAATACATATAAAGCGGAAATGAATGCCTCTCATGACGGAAGCATCAATATTGGCCACGACAGTATTTCCATCAAGAAATTTTATTCAAGAAATAAAAATGCTCAAAGTGTATTCTGTGATAATGAGACGAATACTCCAAAGTTGTATGGAGCTCCTCAAACGGAGAACACTTATTTTAAGGATGGAATCAATGATTTTATTATTCATCAAGGCAATACAATCAATCCTGAAAGAAAAGGTACCAAGGCTTCTTTTCTGATTGATGAACTTATTGAGACTGGGCAATCCAAAGTATTTGAATTCAGACTATGTCCCCATGAAGCGGATGAGCCTTTTGAAAGCTTTGATGAAATCTTCAATAGCAGAAAGGCTGAAGCTGAGGAGTTTTATAGCGGAATTCAGAACGATACAACCAACGAAGATGAAAGGAATGTTCAAAGACAGGCTTTTGCAGGGCTTCTCTGGAATAAACAGTTTTATCACTATAATATCGGAAAATGGCTGAAAGGTGATCCTAATTTTGAAGCTCCGAGAAATTTTAATGAATATGTAAGAAATACGGAATGGAACCACCTTCACAATAAGGATATTATTTCTATGCCTGATAAGTGGGAATATCCGTGGTATGCCACCTGGGACCTGGCATTTCACTGCGTTCCTTTTTCCATCATTGATGCAGAATTTGCCAAAGGGCAGCTTTTGCTATTGACCAAGGAATGGTATATGCATCCTAACGGACAGCTTCCGGCTTATGAATGGAATATGAGTGATGTGAATCCTCCTGTCCATGCATGGTCTTGCTTCCGGGTTTTTAAAATAGATGAAAAAAACAATGGAAAACCTGATTTGTTATTCCTTGAAAAAGTTTTCCAAAAGCTTCTTCTAAATTTCACCTGGTGGGTGAACAGAAAGGATAAAAACGGTAAGAATATTTTTGGAGGTGGTTTCCTGGGATTGGATAATATCGGAGCCTTTGACCGAAATATAGTTTTGCAGGATGGACAGCATCTTGAGCAGGCAGACGGGACAAGCTGGATGGCCATGTATGCACTCAATATGATGCGAATTGCCATGGAATTGGCTCAATACTACCAGGTGTATGAAGATATGGCTATTAAATTCTTTGAACATTATCTCTACATTGCAGAGGCCATGGAAAACCTTGGAGAAGGAACGAAAGGATTATGGAATGAAGAGGATGGATTTTTCTATGATGTTCTTCAGCTTGGAAACGGAGACAGTGTTTCTCTGAGATTGAGAAGTATTGTTGGGTTAATTCCTCTGTTTGCTGTAGAAATTGTGGATCACCGACTTCTGGAAAAGATGCCAAACTTCAAGACCAGAATGGAATGGATCTTAAAAAATAAACCGGAACTTACCAAGCTTGTCTCTCACTGGGATGAGGAAGGCCAGGGAAGAAAACACCTGATGAGTATTCTCCGTAAAAACAGACTGACAAAGGTTTTGACGAGGATGCTTGATGAAAAGGAGTTTCTAAGTTCTTACGGAATCCGTGCCATGTCTAAGGTATATGAGGAAAATCCTTTTGTATTCTCAGTTCATGGTGCCGAAAATGTAGTTTACTATACTCCTGCAGAAAGTGACAGCCGGATGTTCGGGGGAAACAGTAACTGGCGGGGTCCCATTTGGTTTCCTATTAATTTTCTGATCGTGGAAAGTTTACAACGCTTCCATTATTACTATGGCAACAGCCTGAAAGTGGAACTTCCAACAGGAAGCGGTGAAAAGAAAAACCTTGATGAAGTAGCCCAAAACATCAGCAAAAGACTTTGCTCTATCTTCTTAAAGGATGAACACGGGCAACGTGCTTTCAACGGTGGAAACCCAAAGTTCAATTATGATGAACATTTTAGGGATTACATCACATTCTTCGAGTATTTCCATGGGGATAACGGACGTGGTGTAGGCGCTTCTCATCAAACGGGATGGACAGCCACTGTGGCAAAACTGATAAAACCCCGACTCACATTTTAA
- a CDS encoding alpha/beta fold hydrolase — MKTELNYINLSYQTYSQKEYHISLSYELFGKDLFTAPIILINHALTGNSNVSGENGWWKQLIGENQVIDTNKYTVLCFNIPGNGYDHFLIEDYEDFIPSDIANIFLKGLEALHIKKLYAIIGGSLGGGIAWEMLSKQPRLAEIFIPIACDYRTHDWLHAQCLVQKFLLNDKEEPIQKARIHAMLCYRTPESLNNRFQTQYNQEKQRLESEDWLVYHGNALNERFSLQAYKLMNHLLMNINADESALEKIKARMHMISVDTDLFFPASEIRMCFENVKEKKENIYYHEIQSIHGHDAFLMEYKQLNNIIKNIL; from the coding sequence TTGAAAACAGAACTAAACTATATTAATCTTTCGTATCAAACTTATTCCCAAAAGGAATACCATATCTCGTTAAGCTATGAGCTTTTCGGGAAAGATCTGTTTACTGCCCCTATCATTTTAATCAACCATGCCCTGACCGGAAATTCAAACGTATCCGGAGAAAATGGTTGGTGGAAACAGTTGATAGGAGAAAATCAGGTCATAGATACCAATAAGTACACGGTTCTGTGTTTCAATATCCCCGGAAACGGATACGATCATTTTTTAATTGAAGACTATGAAGACTTCATCCCATCAGATATAGCCAATATATTTCTGAAAGGGCTTGAAGCACTGCATATCAAAAAACTATATGCCATTATTGGAGGCTCCCTTGGAGGAGGAATTGCATGGGAGATGCTTTCAAAGCAGCCCCGGCTTGCAGAAATTTTCATTCCCATAGCCTGTGATTATAGAACGCACGATTGGCTTCATGCACAATGTCTGGTTCAGAAATTTTTATTAAATGATAAAGAAGAACCAATACAGAAAGCAAGAATTCATGCGATGTTGTGCTATAGAACTCCGGAATCACTCAACAATAGATTTCAAACCCAATACAATCAGGAAAAACAACGCTTAGAATCAGAAGATTGGCTTGTTTATCACGGGAACGCATTAAACGAGAGATTTAGTTTACAAGCGTACAAGCTGATGAATCATTTACTAATGAATATTAATGCTGATGAATCGGCTCTGGAGAAAATAAAGGCACGAATGCACATGATCTCCGTTGATACAGATTTATTCTTTCCCGCTTCTGAAATCCGAATGTGTTTTGAGAATGTAAAGGAAAAAAAAGAGAATATTTATTATCACGAGATCCAATCAATACATGGGCACGATGCCTTCCTAATGGAATACAAACAATTAAATAATATCATAAAAAATATTTTGTAG